The Legionella lansingensis DNA window AAAGTAGCAATATGAATCTTTCTGATAGAGCAACTACTTTAGGATGTTAATATACACATGTCCAGTAGCAAATTATTATTTTAACAAAAATGGTTTCTTATAACCGTTCACGCGATAGGGCGTCACAATTCAGGCTTTCTGCCTTGCTTGGTTCAAGATCTCTTCTTCCATCCCAAAGGCCCTTGAGATTAAGCATTTCTCCCTACTTTTTAAAGATACAAGCCGGGCTTATGTTTACCTCTCAGCATAGCTTTAATTTTGGACTTAAAAAAGGAAAAAATTTGACCACTATTAGTTATTGGCAAACACCAGACCGTTGTGCTGAGGAAGCGTATCAAATTCACGTTTTATCGATATGACGATATTCAATCTTATTTCTCAAGGAAATAAAAAGATTTAAATTCTTTTCTATTAGATAAACAAAGGCCACCCGAAGGTGGCTTTGCTAATAGGGACAAAAGGAAAAGCTAACGCCTCACCTAAAACCCTACATTTTAAGTATAGTCAATCTTTCATTGAGGTCAAATTAGGCAATAATTATATTTATTATCATATTCTCATAAACATAAGGATAATAGTGCAGAGAAAATATTATATGAATAATTTAATTACTTGACCTACATAAAACCTGTTTACTTTATTGGAGTTATGAGAGCCTTCTTCAGAGTACAGGCCCTTATAAAACAGCTATTACAACTATTAGGAGGAGAAGTCATATTAATATCTATTCATCCTTTTTTTCTTTTTTAGATTTTTTATGAGCTAGTTCTTTATATTTTTCCTCAAGTTGCTGTAATTCATTATCTGAGAGATTTTCCAAATCGATAATTGAATTATCACCCTTTTTCAATGATTTTATTATTTCATCGAGTTTTATTTGCGTAGATTCGGAATCTCGATTTTGTGTATTTTGTATTAAAAATACAATTAAAAAAGTAATTATAGTGGTACCCGTATTAACAATAAGTTGCCAAGTATGGGAAAAATTAAAAAAAGGCCCACTGATAAGCCAAATAATAATTATAAAGCAAGCCAGCGAAAATGTACCACCATGGCCTGCTATCCTTGATACTTTTTTAGCAAAAAAGTGAAAGAATTTATCCATAATTTTCAATGATATCCATTATATGATAACCTTTAAATGATTTTACCTATAATTTTCATACTTCCTTTATTTGTATTTGTAATTTTAAGCGTCTCGTATTAGGGTTGGTAGTTGAGCACCTAAATGAACTGCAACATCAGGAATAATTTGGTCCCGCAGCGCATGCAATACAGCTCTAAGTACTGTGTATGCCTCATCTTCATTTTTAAAATGACCAATTTCTTTAAGGTTTTTTTACCCATATTTGGGATTTATGGACTTCCTGACCAAAAATGTTCATATATCCTTCTTTGTTACTCCCTTTCTTTAAAGATAGAATAAGTTTCTTTAAATGCTACAATAATCAAAAAAAATTAACTTATTTAATTAGTCTTTAAAAATGAGTTCTCCTCAAATGCCCAAGCAATTGTTTATAACGACTGAGTATCAACAAGATCATAAGCGAATATTAAATCCTCCATTGTTTTTTATAAATGCTTCAACTAAGTAATAAAATTACTCTAATTTTTCTTCCTTTCACAAACTTTTTATAAAAATTTCAATTTCTTTTACTTCTTCTACACTTAGGTCAGAAAGATCGATCATTTTATTCTGTGCATCATGATCAGCGAACGTAGCCCCGGTTGCCGCTAAAGCCGTCAACCAAGTTACACTTGCTGAAAGAAGTCACGAGAAACTCATAGGTAATTATTGGGATTTTATATACAAGCGAGTACGCTCTCTTTATTTTTGGAGTGATTTTTAACAGTTATAAAAGTTTCTTTTAGGAAACTAAAAGAGCATCCTTTAAACGCTCTGGCAAAGACCCCATTACTTTGTCAGCCAAATCTTTTTCAATTTTACTTATAATAAATTGAATACAATTTCTGACAGATTCTTTTAAATTTACATCTAAATTAGTCATATCTTTTCTAATAGGTTTTATAAAATCTTCAAAAGAATCTACCCGACGAATTTCACGAGAAGGATCCCAGCCATCAAAATATAATCCTTTTAAGACTAAAGGAAGTTGAGCGGCTAAATGAGCTGACACATCTACCGGTAAATGATCTCTTAATTCATGCAATACAATACGAAGTACTGAATAACTTTGTGATTCATCGCGGAGATGGCCGTACTCTTTAAATTCATTTAACCAGTTATAAGTTAGGTTTAATGAAGATTCAATTTGTGTAACATGCATATAACCTCCTGTTAGAGCCTACCGTAATAGAGAAGTTATAGTAGTTATCGATTTTAGCTATTTTTTACCACCTTTATCTTCTTTGTTTACTGTTCTCCATGCTCTTTCTTCTGCCTCATCTTTAGATACGCCTTTTTTGCGATAGCTTTTTTCAATATGATGCGCTTGACGTTTTTGTTTATCTGTATAGCTTGACTTATCCCCTCTTGGCATGATGGCATCCCTCCTTGTTAAACTTCTTGTATTATAGCATATTGCCTGCATGGTCATTTTTAAGTATGGGCGCGTTTAAATTTGGAAATAAATATTAGAGGGTATGAATTACTCTGACTTTTCCAATCTGTCCCGTTTTTATTGTCAAAAAGTGCACAAATAAATTATTTGTAGTCTCAATCCCTACATAGAACTAAGAATAAGAAAAAAGTTTTGATATTTCCTATACTTTTTTTATCTCTACAAATAAGGACGTTTTATGTCAAAACAACCAAAACCCCCTTTCCCTAAGGAAACCATCACTCCTCCAGGGATAGAAGAAAAAATGAAAACAAAACCACATTATCATGCTGAAGCTTATAAGCCGGCGGGGAAATTAAAAAATAAGGTTGCTTTAATAACAGGAGGAGATTCCGGCATAGGGCGAGCAGTGGCTTTTTTATTTGCCCGCGAGGGAGCAAATTTAGCGTTGGTTTATTTGCCTGAAGAACAAACTGATGCGAGTAAAATTAAGACAGAAATTGAGAAATTAGGGCAAGAAGTACTTCTTATTCCCGGAGATGTAAGAGAAGCAGATTTTTGCAAAGAAGCTGTGGAGAAAACTGTTCGTCAATTTAATCACATTGATATTTTAGTAAATAATGCAGCGTTCCAAAAACATCGTTCAAGTATTGAAGAAGTGTCAATTGAGCAGTGGGAGAATACGTTTGTTAGCAATATCTACAGTTATTATTACATGACAAAATTTGCTCTCCCTTATATGAAACAAGGGGGTTCAATTATTAACACCGGATCAATTACAGGCATAGAAGGGAATAAAGAATTATTGGATTATTCTTCAACTAAAGGAGCGATACATGCATTTACCAAATCCCTGGCACAAA harbors:
- a CDS encoding low affinity iron permease family protein, encoding MDKFFHFFAKKVSRIAGHGGTFSLACFIIIIWLISGPFFNFSHTWQLIVNTGTTIITFLIVFLIQNTQNRDSESTQIKLDEIIKSLKKGDNSIIDLENLSDNELQQLEEKYKELAHKKSKKEKKDE
- a CDS encoding DUF2267 domain-containing protein, with amino-acid sequence MHALRDQIIPDVAVHLGAQLPTLIRDA
- a CDS encoding DUF2267 domain-containing protein translates to MHVTQIESSLNLTYNWLNEFKEYGHLRDESQSYSVLRIVLHELRDHLPVDVSAHLAAQLPLVLKGLYFDGWDPSREIRRVDSFEDFIKPIRKDMTNLDVNLKESVRNCIQFIISKIEKDLADKVMGSLPERLKDALLVS
- a CDS encoding SDR family oxidoreductase yields the protein MSKQPKPPFPKETITPPGIEEKMKTKPHYHAEAYKPAGKLKNKVALITGGDSGIGRAVAFLFAREGANLALVYLPEEQTDASKIKTEIEKLGQEVLLIPGDVREADFCKEAVEKTVRQFNHIDILVNNAAFQKHRSSIEEVSIEQWENTFVSNIYSYYYMTKFALPYMKQGGSIINTGSITGIEGNKELLDYSSTKGAIHAFTKSLAQNLIDKGIRVNCVAPGPVWTPLNPAERKDNGIKEFGADTPLGRPAQPEELAPAYVFLASNADSSYISGMVLPVLGGKTIST